A single genomic interval of Adhaeribacter pallidiroseus harbors:
- a CDS encoding outer membrane beta-barrel protein — MKKFTVFLFCLVALFTFSQAKAQTPVKNKYLNAGIGLAAYTAGGIPIGASLEVDYKNNISVGGFVDYANYGYKAAGYKWNYNFLYFGARGSYHLGELMKDLDIDDAKFDPYVGASLGIRTAWYSDNDDYDDFDSPYNSGLFLGVHVGSRYMFSEKLGAFGEVGYGVSALRLGITAKF; from the coding sequence ATGAAAAAATTTACTGTATTCCTGTTTTGCTTAGTAGCCTTATTTACTTTTTCGCAGGCGAAAGCCCAGACTCCCGTTAAAAATAAATATTTAAATGCGGGTATTGGCCTGGCCGCTTACACCGCCGGCGGTATTCCGATTGGCGCGTCTTTAGAAGTTGACTACAAAAATAATATTTCGGTGGGCGGTTTCGTGGATTATGCCAATTACGGGTATAAAGCCGCGGGTTATAAGTGGAATTATAACTTTCTGTATTTCGGTGCGCGGGGTTCTTACCACTTAGGAGAGTTAATGAAAGATTTAGATATTGACGATGCCAAATTCGATCCTTATGTAGGAGCCTCTTTAGGTATCCGGACTGCCTGGTACAGCGATAACGATGACTATGATGATTTTGACAGCCCCTACAATAGCGGTTTATTTTTAGGCGTACACGTGGGTAGCCGGTACATGTTCTCTGAAAAACTAGGTGCTTTTGGCGAAGTAGGTTACGGCGTTTCTGCTCTGAGACTAGGCATTACGGCTAAGTTCTAA
- a CDS encoding gluconate 2-dehydrogenase subunit 3 family protein, translating to MDRRESLKVLAIGSLGASALLVGCDKNYGEKGDEKSTSEVKEDAKEEGYGRTPEEKERDAKLMKEQFFTKEEMATIAILADIIIPADDRSGSATDAKVPEFIEFMAKDQPSYQTPLRGGLRWLNIKSTKMFEKPFRDVSKEQQIQLVDLIAYPEKAAKENAQGVAFFNQMRNLTATGFFSSKIGIEDMEYKGNTPNAWDGVPADVLKQYGLEYDKKTLAECLKNEDRGKMMTWDA from the coding sequence ATGGACAGAAGAGAATCCCTGAAAGTTCTGGCTATTGGGTCGTTAGGTGCCAGCGCCCTGCTAGTAGGTTGCGATAAAAATTACGGTGAAAAAGGCGACGAGAAAAGTACCAGCGAGGTAAAAGAAGACGCCAAAGAAGAAGGCTATGGCCGTACTCCCGAAGAAAAAGAGCGCGACGCCAAACTCATGAAAGAGCAATTTTTCACAAAAGAAGAAATGGCGACCATCGCAATTTTAGCCGATATCATTATTCCGGCCGACGACCGTTCCGGGAGTGCCACCGATGCTAAAGTGCCCGAATTTATCGAGTTTATGGCTAAAGATCAGCCGAGTTACCAAACCCCGCTACGCGGCGGTTTACGCTGGCTGAACATTAAATCTACCAAAATGTTTGAAAAGCCTTTTCGGGATGTCAGTAAAGAACAACAAATTCAACTGGTAGATTTAATTGCCTACCCCGAAAAAGCAGCCAAAGAAAATGCCCAAGGGGTTGCGTTCTTTAACCAAATGCGTAATCTCACCGCCACCGGATTTTTCTCCAGCAAAATTGGCATCGAAGATATGGAGTACAAAGGTAATACGCCCAATGCCTGGGATGGCGTACCCGCCGACGTATTAAAACAATACGGATTAGAATACGATAAAAAAACCTTGGCCGAATGTCTGAAAAACGAAGATCGCGGAAAGATGATGACCTGGGATGCTTAA
- a CDS encoding sensor histidine kinase, with amino-acid sequence MLRFACLRMVLCFTVALFIGSPTCRAAEPLTILQDTPAQYTIGRSIYLLEDPAGNLTFEQVQQRQSTFVKSQQEAPVYGPSSSVVWGYFRVRNQSQEAKWYLEIGSSYLYAVDLYRQKAPGSFELLRAGAGQPFQSRLLKTNRLILPLHVAAGTERTFYIRFRSRSILRFPLQIATMPVLYEANHRADVVNGIYFGLLFALMMYNLFVYFSLRDKAYLYYVLFIFSVAAEIACIRGYLHEWWPEPLLWQVNTRVFLGLAILFSLLFTNAILQVQQNLPWLYRWRWIMVACLFLVLLLNLLGFYVWAFTTMLLTFIPIYLYVYSAGILIYRQGFKPALYYTLGLAAFGAGIIIYIAKDNNLLPDTIFTESSLQLGNFIEAVVLSYALTSKFNMYKQEKEQVQAQAMQQATTFSQELIQSQEHERKRIAAELHDSVGQSLILIKNRLLLLQKQIDKPDKVALYAHDLLQTVAHTIGEIRGISYGLRPFQLDLLGLTQSIHGLAEEVSEASGIAIRVQADLIDGILLQEQEINVYRIVQESLNNIVKHSGAHQANIVIGREEQQIRIIIEDNGKGMPVSSAIATPKQGFGMRGIQERLSILAGKLVIKPAEPHGTIFQITLPVAATPVLI; translated from the coding sequence ATGCTGCGATTTGCCTGTTTACGAATGGTGCTTTGTTTTACCGTTGCCTTGTTTATAGGTTCGCCTACTTGCCGGGCGGCAGAACCCCTGACTATTTTACAGGATACCCCGGCCCAGTATACTATTGGAAGAAGTATTTACCTGCTCGAAGATCCAGCGGGCAATTTAACTTTTGAACAAGTACAACAGCGGCAATCTACTTTTGTAAAAAGCCAACAGGAAGCCCCGGTTTATGGCCCGTCTTCGTCGGTGGTGTGGGGGTATTTCCGGGTGCGCAATCAAAGCCAGGAAGCCAAATGGTACCTCGAAATTGGCAGTTCTTACTTGTACGCAGTGGATTTATACCGGCAAAAAGCGCCGGGCAGTTTTGAATTATTACGGGCCGGCGCTGGGCAGCCTTTTCAAAGCCGTTTGCTGAAAACCAATCGTTTGATTTTGCCGCTGCACGTAGCTGCTGGTACGGAACGTACGTTTTACATCCGGTTCCGGAGCCGAAGTATTTTGCGGTTTCCGCTCCAAATAGCTACCATGCCGGTTCTTTACGAAGCCAACCACCGGGCCGATGTTGTAAATGGCATCTACTTTGGTTTGCTGTTCGCCTTAATGATGTACAACTTATTCGTTTATTTTTCTTTGCGGGATAAAGCTTATCTATATTATGTTCTTTTTATTTTTTCGGTAGCGGCCGAAATAGCTTGTATCCGGGGTTACTTGCACGAATGGTGGCCGGAACCCTTGCTGTGGCAGGTAAATACCCGAGTTTTTCTGGGGTTGGCCATCTTGTTTTCTTTGTTGTTTACCAACGCCATCTTGCAGGTGCAGCAAAATTTACCTTGGCTCTACCGGTGGCGCTGGATAATGGTAGCTTGCTTATTTTTGGTTCTATTGCTCAACCTGTTGGGCTTTTACGTCTGGGCCTTTACTACCATGCTGCTCACTTTTATTCCGATTTACCTGTATGTCTACTCGGCCGGTATTCTTATTTACCGCCAAGGTTTTAAACCAGCCCTTTATTATACCTTAGGTTTAGCAGCTTTTGGTGCGGGTATTATTATTTACATCGCCAAAGATAATAATCTTCTTCCGGATACCATTTTTACCGAAAGCAGCCTGCAATTAGGCAACTTTATCGAGGCTGTGGTACTCTCGTACGCGCTCACGAGCAAGTTTAATATGTACAAGCAGGAAAAAGAACAAGTACAAGCCCAGGCCATGCAACAAGCAACCACTTTTTCCCAAGAGCTTATTCAATCGCAGGAGCACGAACGAAAACGCATTGCCGCCGAGTTGCATGATAGTGTGGGCCAAAGTTTAATTTTAATAAAGAACCGCTTATTGCTGCTGCAAAAACAAATAGATAAGCCCGATAAAGTAGCGCTTTATGCCCATGACTTACTGCAAACCGTGGCGCATACAATTGGCGAGATTCGCGGAATTTCGTACGGCTTACGGCCTTTTCAATTGGATCTGCTGGGCTTAACCCAATCCATCCACGGTTTAGCCGAAGAAGTTTCGGAAGCGAGTGGCATTGCTATCCGGGTACAGGCTGATCTGATCGACGGAATTCTTCTGCAGGAACAAGAAATAAATGTTTACCGCATCGTGCAGGAAAGTTTGAATAATATTGTGAAGCATTCCGGTGCCCACCAGGCGAATATTGTTATTGGGCGGGAAGAACAGCAGATAAGAATTATTATCGAAGACAATGGCAAAGGCATGCCAGTAAGTTCAGCCATTGCTACCCCGAAACAAGGCTTTGGCATGCGCGGCATTCAGGAACGCTTAAGCATTTTAGCGGGTAAATTAGTCATAAAACCAGCGGAACCGCACGGTACTATATTTCAGATAACCCTGCCGGTAGCAGCAACTCCGGTTTTAATTTAG
- a CDS encoding FAD-dependent oxidoreductase, whose amino-acid sequence MNRRDFLEFLSLGSGAILTSNGLVLSTSAQGNPVYGQELRADVVIAGGGLGGCAAALAALRNHLTVILTEETDWLGGQLTQQGVPPDEHAWIETHGATQLYRDFRTAIRNFYKQHYPLTHEAKAEPFLNPGEGAVSRLAHEPRVALAVLHQLLAPYLSSKKLTLLLEHKISGAEVTQDKVTALQAQDLRQGKNITLVAPYFVDATELGDLLPLTKTEFVTGTESRRVTRELHAPEKADPENQQAFTMCLAMDYVPNGNHLIEKPAEYEFWRNFKPAMNPPWSGRLLDLNYSDPKTLKPKALGFHPEGVPTGQMLNLWNYRRIIFKNNFVPGTYAGDSSILNWPQNDYFLGNLVGVGEAELKKNVQRAKQLSLSLFYWLQTEAPRPDGGQGWPGLRLRGDLLSTPDGLAKYPYIRESRRIKAVFTVLEEHVGAENRALITGQKENNLAADFKDSVGIGYYHIDLHPSSRGHNYIDFASLPFQIPLGALLPQRMENLLPANKNIGTTHITNGCYRLHPVEWSIGEAVGLLTAFALQKKVIPRAVREKPDLLQEFQKTVRAQGIATQWPK is encoded by the coding sequence ATGAACCGGCGCGATTTTCTAGAGTTTTTAAGCTTAGGTAGTGGGGCTATTTTAACCAGCAACGGATTAGTGCTGTCAACTTCGGCCCAAGGAAATCCTGTATACGGTCAGGAGCTACGGGCGGACGTGGTAATTGCGGGTGGCGGTTTAGGTGGTTGTGCGGCGGCCTTGGCGGCTTTACGTAATCATTTAACGGTTATACTGACCGAAGAAACCGATTGGCTGGGTGGGCAGCTAACCCAGCAGGGCGTTCCGCCGGACGAGCACGCCTGGATTGAAACGCACGGCGCTACCCAGCTTTACCGCGATTTTAGAACCGCTATCCGTAATTTTTATAAACAACATTACCCTTTAACCCACGAAGCGAAAGCCGAGCCTTTTTTAAATCCGGGCGAAGGAGCTGTTTCGCGCCTGGCGCATGAACCACGGGTAGCTTTGGCCGTATTGCACCAGTTGTTGGCGCCTTACCTGAGTTCCAAAAAATTAACGCTATTGTTAGAACATAAAATCAGCGGGGCCGAGGTAACACAAGATAAAGTAACAGCCTTGCAGGCGCAGGATCTTCGCCAAGGCAAAAATATCACCCTAGTGGCGCCTTATTTTGTAGATGCTACGGAACTGGGCGATTTGCTGCCCTTAACCAAAACAGAATTTGTGACGGGTACCGAATCGCGCCGGGTTACCCGGGAACTGCACGCCCCGGAAAAAGCCGACCCGGAGAACCAGCAAGCATTTACCATGTGCCTGGCTATGGACTACGTACCCAATGGCAACCACCTGATTGAGAAGCCAGCCGAGTACGAATTCTGGCGCAACTTTAAACCCGCGATGAATCCACCCTGGAGTGGTCGCTTACTCGATTTAAATTATTCTGATCCGAAAACTTTAAAACCAAAAGCATTGGGTTTTCACCCGGAAGGAGTACCTACCGGCCAAATGCTAAACTTGTGGAATTACCGGCGCATAATTTTTAAAAATAACTTTGTACCAGGCACGTACGCCGGCGACAGCAGCATCTTAAACTGGCCGCAAAACGATTATTTTTTGGGCAACCTGGTGGGAGTTGGAGAGGCGGAATTAAAAAAAAACGTGCAACGGGCCAAGCAACTCAGTTTATCCCTTTTTTACTGGCTGCAAACCGAGGCACCGCGCCCCGATGGAGGGCAGGGCTGGCCCGGTTTACGCTTGCGCGGCGATTTGCTGAGCACCCCGGATGGTTTAGCCAAATACCCCTACATTCGGGAATCGCGGCGCATCAAAGCTGTTTTTACCGTATTGGAAGAACACGTGGGGGCTGAAAACCGGGCCTTAATTACCGGCCAAAAAGAAAACAACCTTGCCGCTGATTTTAAAGACAGTGTAGGTATTGGTTATTACCACATTGATTTGCATCCCAGCAGCCGCGGCCATAATTACATTGATTTTGCCTCTTTGCCGTTTCAAATACCGCTAGGTGCCTTGTTGCCCCAACGTATGGAAAATTTATTACCGGCTAACAAAAACATCGGCACCACCCATATCACGAACGGCTGTTACCGGCTGCACCCGGTAGAATGGAGCATTGGTGAAGCCGTTGGATTATTAACTGCTTTTGCGTTACAGAAAAAAGTTATACCCCGCGCCGTGCGCGAAAAACCAGATCTATTGCAGGAATTTCAGAAAACGGTTCGCGCCCAAGGCATTGCTACCCAATGGCCCAAATAA
- a CDS encoding GMC family oxidoreductase, which translates to MAFQIKKKGELYDVVIVGSGAGGGMAAKTLTEAGLKVALLEAGPDYDPANPEQQTQLKWPYQSPRRGAGTTRAFGDFDGAYGGWEIDGEPYTRDGDTEFDWFRSRMIGGRTNHWGRISLRFGPHDFKRGSIDGLSDDWPISYEDLKPYYDRVDKMVGVFGTNENLPNDPDGYFLPPPKPRLHELMIKKAANSVGIPVIPSRLSMLTRPVNKDRGACFFCSQCGRGCSVHADFAASTVLVKPARKTGNVDLYVGAMAREVLTDKNGQATGVLYTDKADLQEYQVNGKIVVLAASACESARLLLNSKSAQHPNGLANSSGVVGKYLHDSTGASRSAFIPKLMDRKRYNEDGVGGAHLYIPWWLEGNKKINFSRGYHIELGGGMGMPSYGFGFGMENMNGKYPTKDGKTKAAGGYGASLKDDYRRFYGSNVGFSGRGESVPREYNKCEIDPNVVDKYGIPVLRFTYKWTDQEINQAKHMQDTFEEIIHAMGGIANGKKPGADEQYGLAAPGRIIHEVGTTRMGSNPSKSALNKNCQAHEVKNLFVVDGGPFVSQADKNPTWTIMALSMRASEFMIDQLKKQNI; encoded by the coding sequence ATGGCATTTCAGATTAAAAAGAAAGGCGAATTATACGATGTCGTTATTGTAGGTTCGGGCGCGGGGGGCGGTATGGCCGCTAAAACCCTCACCGAAGCAGGTCTTAAAGTAGCTTTGCTGGAGGCTGGCCCGGATTACGACCCGGCTAACCCGGAGCAACAAACCCAATTAAAATGGCCTTACCAGTCGCCGCGGCGGGGCGCCGGTACCACCCGGGCTTTCGGCGATTTTGATGGGGCGTACGGCGGTTGGGAAATTGACGGCGAACCGTATACCCGCGACGGCGACACCGAGTTTGACTGGTTCCGGTCGCGGATGATTGGGGGCCGCACCAACCACTGGGGCCGGATTTCTTTACGTTTCGGGCCGCATGATTTTAAACGGGGCAGTATTGATGGCTTAAGCGACGACTGGCCGATTAGTTACGAAGATTTAAAACCGTACTACGACCGGGTAGATAAAATGGTAGGGGTGTTTGGTACCAACGAAAACTTGCCGAACGATCCGGATGGCTATTTCTTACCGCCTCCTAAACCCCGCTTGCACGAGTTAATGATTAAAAAAGCAGCCAATAGCGTGGGTATTCCGGTTATTCCATCGCGTTTATCGATGTTAACCCGGCCGGTAAATAAAGACCGCGGCGCTTGTTTCTTTTGTTCGCAGTGCGGCCGGGGTTGCTCGGTGCACGCCGACTTTGCCGCCTCCACCGTGTTGGTGAAGCCCGCCCGCAAAACCGGTAACGTTGATTTATACGTGGGTGCCATGGCCCGCGAAGTACTTACGGATAAAAACGGCCAGGCTACCGGAGTTTTGTACACGGATAAAGCCGATCTGCAAGAATACCAGGTAAATGGTAAAATTGTAGTGTTGGCGGCCAGCGCCTGCGAATCCGCGCGGCTTTTACTCAACTCTAAATCCGCGCAGCACCCCAACGGTTTAGCCAATTCCAGCGGCGTGGTTGGTAAATACCTGCACGATTCTACCGGTGCCTCGCGCAGCGCGTTTATTCCAAAGCTCATGGACCGCAAGCGCTATAACGAAGATGGCGTAGGCGGCGCTCACTTGTATATTCCGTGGTGGCTCGAAGGCAATAAAAAAATTAACTTTTCAAGAGGTTACCACATTGAACTAGGGGGCGGTATGGGCATGCCTTCTTATGGTTTTGGCTTTGGCATGGAAAACATGAACGGTAAATATCCCACCAAAGATGGCAAAACCAAAGCCGCCGGAGGTTACGGTGCTTCTCTGAAAGATGATTACCGCCGCTTTTACGGATCTAACGTGGGTTTTTCCGGTCGGGGCGAAAGCGTACCGCGCGAGTATAACAAATGCGAAATAGATCCGAACGTAGTTGATAAATACGGTATTCCGGTGTTGCGCTTTACTTATAAATGGACCGACCAGGAAATTAACCAGGCCAAACACATGCAGGATACTTTCGAGGAAATTATACACGCCATGGGTGGGATTGCCAACGGTAAAAAACCGGGCGCCGATGAGCAATACGGCTTAGCCGCTCCCGGCCGGATTATTCACGAAGTAGGCACTACCCGCATGGGCAGCAACCCGAGCAAATCGGCGCTGAACAAAAACTGCCAGGCCCACGAAGTGAAAAATTTATTTGTGGTAGACGGTGGTCCATTTGTATCGCAGGCCGATAAAAACCCTACCTGGACGATTATGGCCCTCTCGATGCGGGCTTCCGAATTCATGATCGACCAACTCAAAAAGCAAAATATCTAA
- a CDS encoding peptidase, with amino-acid sequence MTYCLGIKVKEGLVALADTRITAGTNTTVKKKFFTYQKDNSSLFIMTSGLRSVRDKAVHYFQELLEEGATYNKLFKAVNAFGEQIKRVAEEDRAALESAGFKFNLNTIVGGQLADDTEHKLFLLYAEGNWVELDEGAPYVIIGNSGQGKAILNRVLNSDCTMKQSLKAGFLSFDSTRVSNNDVDFPIDVILYKKDSFQLGQYRYEQKELSAISELWAEKLKTALDNIPEEWMDSAFDQLPATTK; translated from the coding sequence ATGACATACTGTTTAGGCATAAAAGTTAAAGAGGGCTTAGTGGCGTTGGCCGATACCCGTATTACCGCCGGAACAAATACCACCGTTAAGAAAAAATTTTTTACCTACCAGAAAGACAATAGTTCCTTATTTATTATGACCAGCGGCCTGCGGTCGGTGCGCGACAAAGCGGTTCATTATTTTCAGGAACTGCTCGAAGAAGGCGCTACTTACAATAAACTGTTTAAGGCGGTAAATGCGTTTGGCGAGCAAATTAAAAGAGTAGCCGAGGAAGACCGCGCAGCATTAGAAAGCGCCGGTTTTAAGTTTAACTTAAACACCATTGTGGGCGGTCAGCTAGCCGACGATACCGAGCATAAATTATTTTTATTATACGCCGAAGGCAACTGGGTGGAACTAGATGAAGGCGCACCGTACGTAATTATTGGGAACTCGGGGCAGGGAAAAGCAATTCTGAACCGGGTCCTGAACTCGGATTGCACCATGAAGCAATCTTTAAAGGCGGGTTTTCTTTCGTTTGATTCTACGCGGGTAAGCAACAACGACGTCGATTTCCCGATAGATGTAATTTTATACAAAAAGGACAGCTTTCAGCTAGGCCAGTACCGGTACGAGCAAAAAGAGCTGAGTGCTATTTCGGAGCTTTGGGCCGAGAAATTAAAAACCGCGTTGGATAACATTCCGGAAGAATGGATGGATTCGGCATTTGACCAGCTTCCGGCTACTACCAAATAA
- a CDS encoding PQQ-dependent sugar dehydrogenase, with amino-acid sequence MELPLSWHVISASNQNYLSEDSLKNFQRLVIPFSSVSQFNHRQLTSLKRYLEAGGEVVAVKDTALSTAQWPWLTEWQQLPLVQELEQDINKPFVVSANPTSEEIQKIFHITNSEKKLPDFSLATTLPVPDSSRFTYQVLSQGMDEPMQMALLPANQVLFVERKGAVKLYDPATNQTKLLANLEVFSGIEDGLLGVAADPDFKKNHWIYLYYAVPGEKAVNRLSRWEMRDETLNRASEKILLEIPTQRKYCCHSAGYLQFGPGGLLYLATGDNTNAEETEGYIPIDERPGRQLADDQATSANTNDLRGKILRIKPEPDGTYSIPKGNLFPEGTPKTRPEIYTMGHRNPYRFSVDPKNNFVYWGDIGPDTKVPASEGTLSFDEVNQARQPGFFGWPYFLGNNEAFPYYDYATKKFRSTVFNPAQPLNQSPNNTGLRELPPAQPAMIWYGDGASQKFPLVGKGGQSVLAGPVYYADLFPEAKYKLPAYYNGKLFIYDWVRRWVMAVTFDENKNYLRMEPFLDHISFSAPTDMQFSPDGAIYILEYGTNWFAKNNDARLIRVEYAEGNRKPVAHIQVNQVNGAVPFPVTLSAAGSKDFDATDSLVYSWEIEGKKLNGKQITYTFQKAGTYGVSLNVQDNHGESNTSVVQIKAGNAPPVVTINTKANRSFYWDNNVFDYQVQVTDLEDKVIAPDKVKITWNFMPQGKDVAVALTGSPTATNLQHPKGQYLLTSLDCKACHSLDQVSVGPAYTAVAARYGGQPDVTTKLVQKIIKGGSGNWGKRSMSAHPDLAPGDAKEIVSYILSLNEKFKNLPVTGTLPLQQHLGQGKEGSYLLTAQYTDQGANTIEPITTRDYVVLRNPLLQVEDYDGGNVKLGTVTTEFLTYATAINPQSFVKFNQLDVSQVKNIIFRVQPVGAGGQIQVHQNSPNGPLVCSAQVPAKSSTTPKWQEITAPLQPNTPGKYDWYITFTNSGQEQQNLFNLDWLYFSNR; translated from the coding sequence ATGGAATTGCCTTTATCCTGGCACGTTATTTCTGCGTCTAATCAGAACTACTTATCCGAAGATTCATTAAAAAATTTTCAGCGCCTGGTAATTCCCTTTTCGTCCGTTTCGCAGTTCAATCACCGCCAGCTTACTTCTTTAAAACGATACCTGGAAGCGGGTGGGGAAGTGGTAGCCGTAAAAGATACCGCCCTATCCACTGCCCAATGGCCCTGGTTAACGGAATGGCAGCAGCTACCCCTGGTTCAGGAATTGGAACAAGATATAAATAAGCCATTCGTTGTGAGTGCTAACCCTACCTCGGAAGAAATTCAAAAAATCTTTCATATTACTAACTCCGAAAAAAAACTACCGGATTTTAGCCTGGCTACTACCTTACCTGTACCTGATTCGAGCCGATTTACTTACCAGGTTTTAAGCCAGGGCATGGACGAGCCGATGCAAATGGCTTTGTTACCCGCCAACCAGGTACTTTTTGTCGAGCGGAAAGGAGCCGTTAAGTTGTACGATCCGGCTACGAACCAAACAAAACTGCTGGCTAACCTGGAGGTATTTAGTGGCATTGAAGATGGCTTACTGGGCGTAGCCGCCGACCCGGATTTTAAAAAAAACCATTGGATTTACTTGTACTACGCCGTCCCGGGCGAAAAAGCCGTAAACCGTTTGTCGCGGTGGGAAATGCGCGACGAAACGCTTAACCGGGCTTCGGAAAAAATATTACTCGAAATTCCGACGCAACGGAAATATTGCTGCCACTCGGCGGGTTACCTGCAATTTGGGCCGGGTGGTTTGCTGTATTTAGCTACCGGTGATAACACGAACGCTGAAGAAACCGAAGGCTACATTCCCATTGATGAGCGGCCCGGCCGGCAACTAGCCGACGATCAGGCTACTTCGGCCAATACCAACGATTTGCGCGGCAAAATCCTGCGCATTAAACCCGAGCCCGACGGTACGTATTCCATCCCGAAAGGTAACTTGTTTCCGGAAGGCACTCCCAAGACCCGGCCCGAGATTTATACCATGGGGCACCGCAATCCCTACCGCTTTTCCGTGGACCCCAAGAATAATTTTGTTTACTGGGGCGATATCGGCCCGGATACCAAAGTGCCGGCTTCGGAAGGTACTTTAAGTTTTGATGAAGTAAACCAAGCCCGGCAACCCGGTTTTTTTGGTTGGCCTTATTTTCTGGGAAACAACGAGGCTTTTCCGTACTACGACTACGCTACTAAAAAATTCCGGTCTACGGTTTTCAATCCGGCCCAGCCGCTTAATCAATCTCCGAATAATACCGGTCTCCGGGAGTTACCGCCCGCTCAGCCCGCCATGATTTGGTACGGCGATGGAGCTTCGCAAAAATTTCCGTTGGTGGGCAAAGGCGGCCAATCGGTATTAGCCGGCCCGGTTTACTACGCCGATCTGTTTCCGGAGGCTAAGTACAAGCTTCCCGCTTATTATAATGGCAAATTATTTATTTACGATTGGGTAAGGCGCTGGGTAATGGCGGTAACTTTTGATGAAAATAAAAATTACTTACGCATGGAGCCTTTTCTGGATCATATCTCTTTTTCGGCGCCTACCGACATGCAGTTCTCCCCGGATGGAGCTATTTATATTCTGGAGTACGGCACGAATTGGTTTGCTAAAAACAACGATGCCCGGTTAATCCGGGTAGAGTACGCCGAAGGTAACCGCAAGCCGGTGGCGCATATTCAGGTAAACCAGGTAAATGGAGCCGTTCCTTTTCCGGTTACGCTTTCGGCAGCTGGCTCTAAAGATTTTGATGCGACCGACTCTTTAGTTTATAGCTGGGAAATAGAAGGAAAGAAATTGAATGGAAAACAAATTACCTATACTTTCCAGAAAGCCGGTACCTACGGAGTATCCTTAAATGTACAGGATAATCACGGCGAGAGTAATACATCGGTAGTGCAGATAAAAGCCGGCAATGCGCCGCCCGTTGTTACGATTAACACAAAGGCGAACCGCAGTTTTTACTGGGACAATAATGTATTTGACTACCAAGTACAGGTAACGGATTTAGAAGACAAAGTTATTGCTCCGGATAAGGTGAAGATAACCTGGAATTTTATGCCCCAGGGAAAAGATGTGGCCGTTGCTCTAACCGGTTCGCCTACTGCCACCAATTTACAACATCCAAAAGGGCAATACCTATTAACCAGTCTCGATTGCAAAGCATGTCATTCCCTGGATCAAGTTTCGGTGGGGCCGGCTTATACCGCGGTGGCGGCCCGGTACGGGGGCCAGCCCGATGTTACCACTAAATTAGTACAAAAAATTATTAAAGGCGGTAGCGGCAACTGGGGAAAACGATCCATGTCGGCGCACCCGGATTTAGCGCCGGGGGATGCCAAAGAAATTGTATCGTACATCTTGTCTTTAAACGAAAAATTTAAAAATTTACCTGTAACAGGCACCTTGCCGTTACAGCAACACCTGGGTCAGGGTAAAGAAGGTTCTTACTTATTAACGGCTCAGTACACCGACCAGGGAGCCAACACCATCGAACCCATCACTACCCGGGATTACGTGGTGTTGCGTAATCCTTTGCTGCAGGTAGAAGATTACGACGGAGGCAATGTAAAACTTGGTACCGTTACTACCGAATTTTTAACCTACGCCACGGCCATTAATCCCCAAAGCTTTGTAAAATTTAATCAACTGGATGTAAGCCAAGTAAAAAACATCATCTTCCGGGTGCAGCCCGTAGGTGCCGGCGGCCAGATTCAAGTTCACCAGAATAGCCCCAATGGTCCCCTGGTTTGTAGCGCTCAAGTACCCGCCAAAAGTTCTACTACTCCAAAATGGCAGGAGATAACGGCACCGCTGCAACCTAATACGCCAGGTAAGTACGATTGGTATATCACGTTTACTAATTCGGGCCAAGAGCAGCAAAATTTATTTAACCTGGATTGGCTTTATTTTTCTAATAGATAA